The following coding sequences are from one Carassius auratus strain Wakin chromosome 15, ASM336829v1, whole genome shotgun sequence window:
- the LOC113115110 gene encoding alpha-2-macroglobulin-like isoform X4, whose protein sequence is MSYNPLTIIQTDKQIYNPGQTVQFRIFTVDLNFKPVDETYKLITVQDNRMNRINQWINATSTHGKILQLSHMLNQEAPVGSYELFVETSKQTITKKILVKEYVLPKFEVKLYKPKTVRANEEEVKLGVCGRYTHGHPVQGSVKMGLCKTVPFYAPQYQTPLCVNRSALLNETGCVSEMFPMSGFIKRSEMYNREQSLDFTASVTEEGTDISMEKNENMILTYTIGSIKFINLPEFFEKGSVIQAKFKVELSKGTPIPYFKVVVHHGLSIPQEITTDINGLAHFTINTSLTITTYMHVSAHASSNSQFSSSYHFDSARKTLQIKPKEGPEKVSQLVIKALEEPLKCEEEISITVQYTIAGETVESGSVTIVYLVSSREEIVQQGYENVKVKSSDGVVEGEVMFKVPVHVRMAPKMEFLAYCVLPSETVLAASRTFQTEKCFENKVSLRFSPSTAVPGEENILQISAQPGSLCGLSAVDQSVRILESGKHLDAEKIFKLLPIRLFPNNIEDEEDCLNIRSIRKPRYLPPSPPYSSYRRLSPYYDLSERTADAVYNTFRNMGLKVATNLIIRMPSCIKIKDVVYHRMEMCNRYGFMDFGCPQVEGLPGLPGPMGPMGPPGQPGPMGPMGPIGRGGSAGGTETENTPEEIPEETIRTFFPETWIWELVEMGDSGSAHVPVTVPDTITSWETEAFCLSSKGLGLAPPAQLTVFQPFFLELSLPYSIIRGEIFELKATVFNYLSKCIKVKVTPAPSSDYTLKASSDEQYSSCLCANGRKTFKWILTPSVLGVLNITVSAEAKSSQTVCDNEIVSVPERGRIDTVTQSLRVNAEGIEKTNSHSWLLCPKGQNLSEEVELTFPKNMIAGSGRATVSVLGDILGRALRNLDGLLRMPYGCGEQNIAVLSPNIYILQYLENTEQLTSAIREKATGFLKSGYQRQLNYENSDGSYTTFKKGEGNTCRLTAFVLRTFGKAQRYIFIDPQKIQNIKQWLIRHQRPAGLYETRGKLFNNRMKGGVSDNVTITAYITASLLELNTSVTDPSVSKGLSYLKRFVGDNRNTYTTALLAYTFSLARDKVTRDYLLKKLMDIGISEGSHLHWSQSASADDSDSLAVEISSYVLLAVLSADSLTTADLGFANRIVSWLVKQQNAYGGFSSTQDTVVALQALSLYATKVFSSDGSSTVTVQSAADTHHFDVNQDNKLLYQEKQLQDVPAKYSIEVKGSACVSVQMSLFYNIPTPKDSKALQIFARTEGLCQSGKEQILDVVVDIIYTGTQDSSNMVIVDMKLLSGFKLEPSSLDVLKKAVHRVESKDDHVIMYLQEIQKNMFLRQTLRIKQIFSVKNLKPAVVKVYDYYQTSERSEAEYFNHCA, encoded by the exons ATGTCATATAATCCACTTACAATAATTCAAACAGATAAACAAATCTACAATCCTGGACAAActg TTCAGTTCAGGATTTTCACAGTGGACCTAAATTTTAAACCAGTTGATGAAACA TACAAACTCATAACAGTGCAG GATAATCGAATGAACCGGATTAATCAGTGGATTAATGCCACATCAACCCATGGCAAGATTCTGCAACTATCCCATATGTTGAATCAAGAGGCACCTGTTGGTTCATATGAGCTTTTTGTAGAGACTAGcaaacaaacaattacaaaaaaaattcttgtTAAGGAGTATG TTCTTCCGAAATTTGAAGTGAAATTATACAAGCCGAAGACAGTGAGAGCGAATGAAGAGGAAGTAAAGCTGGGGGTATGTGGGAG ATACACCCATGGACATCCTGTACAAGGTAGTGTGAAGATGGGACTCTGCAAAACCGTTCCATTTTATGCCCCTCAGTATCAAACTCCACTCTGTGTTAATAGGTCAGCATTA CTGAATGAGACTGGCTGTGTCTCCGAGATGTTTCCCATGTCAGGCTTTATCAAAAGATCGGAGATGTATAACAGGGAACAGTCTCTTGATTTTACTGCATCAGTAACTGAGGAGGGAACAG ACATCTCTATGGAAAAGaatgaaaatatgattttgaCCTATACTATTGGTAGCATCAAATTCATTAACCTGCCAGAGTTCTTTGAAAAAGGATCAGTCATACAAGCAAAG tttaaagttGAGCTCTCCAAAGGAACCCCAATTCCTTACTTTAAGGTTGTTGTTCATCATGGCCTGTCTATTCCTCAAGAAATTACCACAGACATCAATGGGTTGGCCCATTTCACAATTAATACATCCCTTACAATAACTACATATATGCATGTATCG GCACATGCTTCATCAAACAGTCAGTTTAGTTCTTCATACCATTTTGATTCTGCACGCAAAACTCTGCAAATAAAACCCAAAGAAGGCCCAGAAAAAGTGAGTCAGCTGGTTATAAAGGCTCTAGAGGAACCGCTGAAATGTGAGGAGGAGATCTCAATAACCGTGCAGTACACTATTGCTGGAGAGACTGTTGAAAGTGGTTCTGTTACCATAGTCTACCTG gtTTCATCCAGAGAAGAGATAGTACAACAAGGCTATGAAAATGTTAAGGTGAAAAGCTCTGATGGAGTGGTGGAGGGAGAAGTGATGTTTAAAGTCCCTGTTCATGTCCGGATGGCTCCTAAGATGGAGTTTCTTGCGTACTGTGTGCTGCCCAGTGAAACTGTACTAGCTGCTTCCAGAACATTTCAAACTGAGAAATGCTTTGAAAACAAG GTGTCACTGCGGTTTTCTCCGAGTACAGCTGTCCCTGGTGAAGAAAACATTCTCCAGATCTCAGCTCAGCCTGGTTCACTGTGTGGACTTAGTGCTGTAGATCAGAGCGTCCGGATTCTAGAGTCCGGAAAACATCTAGATGCTGAAAAA ATTTTTAAGCTGTTGCCAATCAGGCTTTTTCCAAATAACATTGAAGACGAAGAGGATTGTTTAAATATTAGATCCATAAGAAAGCCCCGGTATCTCCCTCCTTCACCTCCCTATAGTTCATATAGACGGTTATCCCCATACTATGACCTTTCAGAGAGGACAGCAGATGCTGTCTATAATACATTCAGG AACATGGGGCTGAAGGTGGCAACAAATTTGATCATTAGAATGCCGTCTTGTATTAAAATCAAAGATGTAGTTTATCACAGAATGGAAATGTGCAACA GATATGGTTTTATGGATTTTGGTTGCCCTCAAGTTGAAGGTTTGCCAGGTCTGCCGGGTCCCATGGGTCCCATGGGTCCGCCAGGTCAGCCGGGTCCAATGGGTCCAATGGGTCCAATAGGTCGAGGAGGTTCAGCTGGAG GCACAGAAACTgaaaacacacctgaagaaatTCCTGAAGAAACCATTCGCACATTCTTCCCAGAAACTTGGATCTGGGAACTTGTTGAGAtggg GGACTCTGGATCAGCTCATGTTCCTGTCACGGTTCCTGACACCATCACCTCTTGGGAGACGgaggccttctgtctgtcctccaAAGGTCTGggtctggctcctcctgctcagCTGACAGTTTTCCAGCCCTTCTTCCTGGAGCTCTCTCTGCCTTACTCCATCATCCGTGGGGAGATctttgagctgaaggccactgtcttCAACTATCTGTCCAAATGCATCAAG gttaaAGTGACTCCAGCTCCTTCCTCAGACTACACTCTCAAAGCCTCCTCTGATGAACAGTATTCATCCTGTCTGTGTGCTAATGGAAGAAAAACCTTTAAATGGATCCTCACTCCTTCTGTTCTTG GAGTCTTGAATATTACAGTCAGTGCAGAGGCTAAGTCGTCCCAGACTGTGTGTGACAATGAGATTGTGAGCGTGCCAGAGAGAGGACGCATTGACACAGTCACACAAAGCTTGCGTGTAAAT GCTGAAGGAATTGAAAAGACTAACAGCCACAGCTGGCTGCTTTGTCCCAAAG GGCAAAACCTCTCAGAGGAAGTAGAGCTGACATTTCCCAAAAATATGATAGCGGGATCAGGAAGAGCTACTGTTTCCGTGcttg GAGACATATTGGGTCGCGCACTGAGGAATCTTGATGGATTACTACGGATGCCGTACGGCTGTGGAGAACAAAACATTGCAGTTCTTTCTCCCAATATTTACATTCTGCAGTATCTGGAAAACACGGAACAGCTCACCTCAGCCATCCGAGAGAAAGCCACCGGCTTCCTTAAGAGCG GGTACCAAAGACAACTCAACTATGAGAACTCGGATGGATCATATACTACATTTAAAAAGGGAGAAGGAAATACATG cAGGCTGACCGCATTTGTGCTGAGGACTTTTGGGAAAGCACAGCGGTACATCTTTATTGACCCCCAAAAAATTCAGAATATAAAGCAATGGCTGATACGCCACCAAAGACCAGCCGGTTTATATGAGACCAGGGGAAAACTCTTCAATAACAGAATGAAG GGTGGTGTAAGTGACAATGTGACCATAACTGCCTATATAACTGCATCACTTCTCGAGCTGAACACATCCGTTACG GATCCTTCTGTGAGCAAAGGTCTGTCATACTTAAAGCGTTTTGTTGGTGATAACCGAAACACTTACACCACTGCTCTGCTCGCCTACACTTTCAGTCTGGCTAGAGACAAAGTGACTCGAGACTATCTTTTAAAAAAGCTAATGGACATTGGGATTTCAGAAG ggTCTCATCTCCACTGGTCTCAGTCTGCTTCTGCTGAtgactctgattctctggcaGTGGAGATCAGCTCATATGTGCTGCTAGCTGTTCTCTCTGCTGATTCACTCACTACAGCTGATCTGGGCTTTGCCAACAGGATTGTCAGCTGGCTTGTGAAGCAGCAGAATGCCTATGGAGGATTCTCCTCCACACAG GACACAGTGGTGGCTCTTCAGGCTCTGTCTTTGTACGCTACCAAAGTGTTCAGCTCTGACGGCTCCAGCACAGTGACTGTACAGTCAGCAGCAGACACTCACCACTTTGATGTCAATCAGGACAATAAGTTACTGTACCAGGAGAAGCAGCTGCAGGACGTCCCAGCCAAATACAGCATTGAAGTGAAGGGCTCAGCTTGTGTGTCTGTGCAG ATGTCTCTTTTCTACAATATCCCCACTCCCAAGGATTCTAAAGCATTACAAATCTTTGCTAGGACTGAAGGTCTGTGTCAGAGCGGGAAAGAACAAATTCTGGATGTCGTAGTAGATATTAT TTATACTGGGACACAAGACAGTTCAAACATGGTCATTGTAGATATGAAACTCTTGTCTGGTTTCAAACTAGAGCCCTCTTCCCTGGATGTG TTAAAGAAAGCAGTGCATCGTGTTGAATCCAAAGACGACCACGTGATCATGTATCTTCAAGAG ATCCAAAAGAACATGTTCCTTCGCCAAACACTACGCATTAAACAAATCTTCTCAGTTAAAAACCTCAAGCCGGCTGTTGTAAAAGTCTATGATTATTACCAGACCA GTGAGCGATCTGAAGCAGAATACTTTAATCACTGTGCCTGA
- the LOC113115110 gene encoding alpha-2-macroglobulin-like isoform X2 produces MAFFLVLLKRVILITCVLLISVYQGTSRPMFMVTFPGVIRSGSEAKLCVSLLKPEENLQLTISLVYFNQKRTLLQERTEKEFHHCLDFQAPKSDSVQEIQVEAQGKNTQTIEKRKVKFMSYNPLTIIQTDKQIYNPGQTVQFRIFTVDLNFKPVDETYKLITVQDNRMNRINQWINATSTHGKILQLSHMLNQEAPVGSYELFVETSKQTITKKILVKEYVLPKFEVKLYKPKTVRANEEEVKLGVCGRYTHGHPVQGSVKMGLCKTVPFYAPQYQTPLCVNRSALLNETGCVSEMFPMSGFIKRSEMYNREQSLDFTASVTEEGTDISMEKNENMILTYTIGSIKFINLPEFFEKGSVIQAKFKVELSKGTPIPYFKVVVHHGLSIPQEITTDINGLAHFTINTSLTITTYMHVSAHASSNSQFSSSYHFDSARKTLQIKPKEGPEKVSQLVIKALEEPLKCEEEISITVQYTIAGETVESGSVTIVYLVSSREEIVQQGYENVKVKSSDGVVEGEVMFKVPVHVRMAPKMEFLAYCVLPSETVLAASRTFQTEKCFENKVSLRFSPSTAVPGEENILQISAQPGSLCGLSAVDQSVRILESGKHLDAEKIFKLLPIRLFPNNIEDEEDCLNIRSIRKPRYLPPSPPYSSYRRLSPYYDLSERTADAVYNTFRNMGLKVATNLIIRMPSCIKIKDVVYHRMEMCNRYGFMDFGCPQVEGLPGLPGPMGPMGPPGQPGPMGPMGPIGRGGSAGGTETENTPEEIPEETIRTFFPETWIWELVEMGDSGSAHVPVTVPDTITSWETEAFCLSSKGLGLAPPAQLTVFQPFFLELSLPYSIIRGEIFELKATVFNYLSKCIKVKVTPAPSSDYTLKASSDEQYSSCLCANGRKTFKWILTPSVLGVLNITVSAEAKSSQTVCDNEIVSVPERGRIDTVTQSLRVNAEGIEKTNSHSWLLCPKGQNLSEEVELTFPKNMIAGSGRATVSVLGDILGRALRNLDGLLRMPYGCGEQNIAVLSPNIYILQYLENTEQLTSAIREKATGFLKSGYQRQLNYENSDGSYTTFKKGEGNTWLTAFVLRTFGKAQRYIFIDPQKIQNIKQWLIRHQRPAGLYETRGKLFNNRMKGGVSDNVTITAYITASLLELNTSVTDPSVSKGLSYLKRFVGDNRNTYTTALLAYTFSLARDKVTRDYLLKKLMDIGISEGSHLHWSQSASADDSDSLAVEISSYVLLAVLSADSLTTADLGFANRIVSWLVKQQNAYGGFSSTQDTVVALQALSLYATKVFSSDGSSTVTVQSAADTHHFDVNQDNKLLYQEKQLQDVPAKYSIEVKGSACVSVQMSLFYNIPTPKDSKALQIFARTEGLCQSGKEQILDVVVDIIYTGTQDSSNMVIVDMKLLSGFKLEPSSLDVLKKAVHRVESKDDHVIMYLQEIQKNMFLRQTLRIKQIFSVKNLKPAVVKVYDYYQTSERSEAEYFNHCA; encoded by the exons ATGGCTTTTTTTCTTGTGTTACTCAAAAGAGTAATATTAATAACATGTGTTCTACTGATTTCTGTCTATCAAGGAACCTCTAGGCC AATGTTCATGGTGACATTTCCAGGTGTTATAAGATCAGGCTCTGAAGCTAAACTATGTGTAAGCCTTCTGAAACCAGAAGAAAATTTGCAGCTTACTATTTCTCTGGTTTACTTTAACCAGAAGAGAACACTTCTACAGGAGAGGACTGAGAAGGAATTCCACCACTGCCTTGACTTTCAG GCTCCTAAGTCTGATTCAGTGCAGGAGATCCAAGTGGAAGCTCAAGGGAAAAACACTCAAACGATTGAAAAGAGAAAAGTCAAATTCATGTCATATAATCCACTTACAATAATTCAAACAGATAAACAAATCTACAATCCTGGACAAActg TTCAGTTCAGGATTTTCACAGTGGACCTAAATTTTAAACCAGTTGATGAAACA TACAAACTCATAACAGTGCAG GATAATCGAATGAACCGGATTAATCAGTGGATTAATGCCACATCAACCCATGGCAAGATTCTGCAACTATCCCATATGTTGAATCAAGAGGCACCTGTTGGTTCATATGAGCTTTTTGTAGAGACTAGcaaacaaacaattacaaaaaaaattcttgtTAAGGAGTATG TTCTTCCGAAATTTGAAGTGAAATTATACAAGCCGAAGACAGTGAGAGCGAATGAAGAGGAAGTAAAGCTGGGGGTATGTGGGAG ATACACCCATGGACATCCTGTACAAGGTAGTGTGAAGATGGGACTCTGCAAAACCGTTCCATTTTATGCCCCTCAGTATCAAACTCCACTCTGTGTTAATAGGTCAGCATTA CTGAATGAGACTGGCTGTGTCTCCGAGATGTTTCCCATGTCAGGCTTTATCAAAAGATCGGAGATGTATAACAGGGAACAGTCTCTTGATTTTACTGCATCAGTAACTGAGGAGGGAACAG ACATCTCTATGGAAAAGaatgaaaatatgattttgaCCTATACTATTGGTAGCATCAAATTCATTAACCTGCCAGAGTTCTTTGAAAAAGGATCAGTCATACAAGCAAAG tttaaagttGAGCTCTCCAAAGGAACCCCAATTCCTTACTTTAAGGTTGTTGTTCATCATGGCCTGTCTATTCCTCAAGAAATTACCACAGACATCAATGGGTTGGCCCATTTCACAATTAATACATCCCTTACAATAACTACATATATGCATGTATCG GCACATGCTTCATCAAACAGTCAGTTTAGTTCTTCATACCATTTTGATTCTGCACGCAAAACTCTGCAAATAAAACCCAAAGAAGGCCCAGAAAAAGTGAGTCAGCTGGTTATAAAGGCTCTAGAGGAACCGCTGAAATGTGAGGAGGAGATCTCAATAACCGTGCAGTACACTATTGCTGGAGAGACTGTTGAAAGTGGTTCTGTTACCATAGTCTACCTG gtTTCATCCAGAGAAGAGATAGTACAACAAGGCTATGAAAATGTTAAGGTGAAAAGCTCTGATGGAGTGGTGGAGGGAGAAGTGATGTTTAAAGTCCCTGTTCATGTCCGGATGGCTCCTAAGATGGAGTTTCTTGCGTACTGTGTGCTGCCCAGTGAAACTGTACTAGCTGCTTCCAGAACATTTCAAACTGAGAAATGCTTTGAAAACAAG GTGTCACTGCGGTTTTCTCCGAGTACAGCTGTCCCTGGTGAAGAAAACATTCTCCAGATCTCAGCTCAGCCTGGTTCACTGTGTGGACTTAGTGCTGTAGATCAGAGCGTCCGGATTCTAGAGTCCGGAAAACATCTAGATGCTGAAAAA ATTTTTAAGCTGTTGCCAATCAGGCTTTTTCCAAATAACATTGAAGACGAAGAGGATTGTTTAAATATTAGATCCATAAGAAAGCCCCGGTATCTCCCTCCTTCACCTCCCTATAGTTCATATAGACGGTTATCCCCATACTATGACCTTTCAGAGAGGACAGCAGATGCTGTCTATAATACATTCAGG AACATGGGGCTGAAGGTGGCAACAAATTTGATCATTAGAATGCCGTCTTGTATTAAAATCAAAGATGTAGTTTATCACAGAATGGAAATGTGCAACA GATATGGTTTTATGGATTTTGGTTGCCCTCAAGTTGAAGGTTTGCCAGGTCTGCCGGGTCCCATGGGTCCCATGGGTCCGCCAGGTCAGCCGGGTCCAATGGGTCCAATGGGTCCAATAGGTCGAGGAGGTTCAGCTGGAG GCACAGAAACTgaaaacacacctgaagaaatTCCTGAAGAAACCATTCGCACATTCTTCCCAGAAACTTGGATCTGGGAACTTGTTGAGAtggg GGACTCTGGATCAGCTCATGTTCCTGTCACGGTTCCTGACACCATCACCTCTTGGGAGACGgaggccttctgtctgtcctccaAAGGTCTGggtctggctcctcctgctcagCTGACAGTTTTCCAGCCCTTCTTCCTGGAGCTCTCTCTGCCTTACTCCATCATCCGTGGGGAGATctttgagctgaaggccactgtcttCAACTATCTGTCCAAATGCATCAAG gttaaAGTGACTCCAGCTCCTTCCTCAGACTACACTCTCAAAGCCTCCTCTGATGAACAGTATTCATCCTGTCTGTGTGCTAATGGAAGAAAAACCTTTAAATGGATCCTCACTCCTTCTGTTCTTG GAGTCTTGAATATTACAGTCAGTGCAGAGGCTAAGTCGTCCCAGACTGTGTGTGACAATGAGATTGTGAGCGTGCCAGAGAGAGGACGCATTGACACAGTCACACAAAGCTTGCGTGTAAAT GCTGAAGGAATTGAAAAGACTAACAGCCACAGCTGGCTGCTTTGTCCCAAAG GGCAAAACCTCTCAGAGGAAGTAGAGCTGACATTTCCCAAAAATATGATAGCGGGATCAGGAAGAGCTACTGTTTCCGTGcttg GAGACATATTGGGTCGCGCACTGAGGAATCTTGATGGATTACTACGGATGCCGTACGGCTGTGGAGAACAAAACATTGCAGTTCTTTCTCCCAATATTTACATTCTGCAGTATCTGGAAAACACGGAACAGCTCACCTCAGCCATCCGAGAGAAAGCCACCGGCTTCCTTAAGAGCG GGTACCAAAGACAACTCAACTATGAGAACTCGGATGGATCATATACTACATTTAAAAAGGGAGAAGGAAATACATG GCTGACCGCATTTGTGCTGAGGACTTTTGGGAAAGCACAGCGGTACATCTTTATTGACCCCCAAAAAATTCAGAATATAAAGCAATGGCTGATACGCCACCAAAGACCAGCCGGTTTATATGAGACCAGGGGAAAACTCTTCAATAACAGAATGAAG GGTGGTGTAAGTGACAATGTGACCATAACTGCCTATATAACTGCATCACTTCTCGAGCTGAACACATCCGTTACG GATCCTTCTGTGAGCAAAGGTCTGTCATACTTAAAGCGTTTTGTTGGTGATAACCGAAACACTTACACCACTGCTCTGCTCGCCTACACTTTCAGTCTGGCTAGAGACAAAGTGACTCGAGACTATCTTTTAAAAAAGCTAATGGACATTGGGATTTCAGAAG ggTCTCATCTCCACTGGTCTCAGTCTGCTTCTGCTGAtgactctgattctctggcaGTGGAGATCAGCTCATATGTGCTGCTAGCTGTTCTCTCTGCTGATTCACTCACTACAGCTGATCTGGGCTTTGCCAACAGGATTGTCAGCTGGCTTGTGAAGCAGCAGAATGCCTATGGAGGATTCTCCTCCACACAG GACACAGTGGTGGCTCTTCAGGCTCTGTCTTTGTACGCTACCAAAGTGTTCAGCTCTGACGGCTCCAGCACAGTGACTGTACAGTCAGCAGCAGACACTCACCACTTTGATGTCAATCAGGACAATAAGTTACTGTACCAGGAGAAGCAGCTGCAGGACGTCCCAGCCAAATACAGCATTGAAGTGAAGGGCTCAGCTTGTGTGTCTGTGCAG ATGTCTCTTTTCTACAATATCCCCACTCCCAAGGATTCTAAAGCATTACAAATCTTTGCTAGGACTGAAGGTCTGTGTCAGAGCGGGAAAGAACAAATTCTGGATGTCGTAGTAGATATTAT TTATACTGGGACACAAGACAGTTCAAACATGGTCATTGTAGATATGAAACTCTTGTCTGGTTTCAAACTAGAGCCCTCTTCCCTGGATGTG TTAAAGAAAGCAGTGCATCGTGTTGAATCCAAAGACGACCACGTGATCATGTATCTTCAAGAG ATCCAAAAGAACATGTTCCTTCGCCAAACACTACGCATTAAACAAATCTTCTCAGTTAAAAACCTCAAGCCGGCTGTTGTAAAAGTCTATGATTATTACCAGACCA GTGAGCGATCTGAAGCAGAATACTTTAATCACTGTGCCTGA